Sequence from the Microbacterium sp. 1.5R genome:
GGCATGGGAGGCACAGAAGTGAGCAGCGCACTCGACGGACTCGTCGCGATCGTGACCGGCGGAGCATCCGGGATCGGCGCGGCCATCGCCGCCCGGCTGCACGCCGACGGCGCGCAGATCGCGGTGCTCGACCGCGACACCTCAGGAGCGGATGCCGCCTTCGCCGCTTTTACGGCCGACGTGTCGGACCGTGCATCGGTGGATGCCGCCGTGGCCGCCGTCGCCGAGAGGTTCGGGCGCATCGACATCGTCGTGAACAACGCCGGGGTCGGCGCCCAGGGAGACATCAGCGCCAACGACGACGACGAGTGGGCGCGTGTGCTCTCGATCAACGTCACGGGCATCGCCCGCGTCACGTCGGCGGCGCTGCCGTGGCTCAAGAAGTCGCCGAGCGCGGCGGTCTGCAACACGGCATCCATCGCCTCGACCACCGGCCTTCCCCAGCGCGCGCTCTACAGCGCGTCGAAGGGCGCCGTCTCGGCTCTGACCCGTGCCATGGCCGCCGATCACCTGCGCGAGGGCATCCGCGTCAACGCCGTCAACCCCGGCACCGCCGACACCCCGTGGGTCGGCCGGCTGCTCGACTCGGCCGACGACCCGGCCGCCGAGCGCGCCGCCCTCGAGGCCCGCCAGCCGCATGGCCGCCTGGTCTCACCCGACGAGGTCGCCGCGGCGGTCGCCTACCTGGTGAGCCCCGCCGCGGGCTCGACCACGGGCACGTTCATCGAGGTCGACGGCGGCATGGCTCAGCTGCGGCTCCGTCCCGTCGGGGGCTGACCGCCGCGTCGCCCACTGTCCTGGTCCCGGCCCCGGACAGTGGGCGCTACGAGCGACCGCCTCGCAGCCAACCCAGGATGCCGCGGCGCGGCCGCTCCTCCCGAGAGTCCTCATGCGTCGGCCGCTCTCCGATCCGGTAGAACTCCTCGGCGTTCGTCCACATGATCGCGTCGACGTCGTGCCCGCGGCGCTCGGCCCAGGCGATCACCGCATCCGCCCATCTGATCCGAGCCGTCGGCTGGTACATGGGCGATCCGTCGACGTTCGCGTACGGGTCGCCCTCCTCCGGGGGTCCGATGACCGAGACTGGCCAGTCACTGCCCCACATCAGCCGCTCGACGCCGAACGCGTCGGCCGCGGCGTCGAGGAACGGGTGCAGCTGCTCGGCCGACCAGTCGCCTCCGGCCTCTCCCGGCAGCCCCGAGAGCTTGCACCACACATTCGGATGCCGTGCCAGGTCGTCGAGATCGCGCACCCATTCCATGGTCGGCGCCACCGGGGCCTTCGCCGTGCCGACCTCGGGCTTGCCGAGGTGATCGAGCACCATCCGCAGCTCGGGCACCGCCCCCGCGAGTCGGGCCACCTCGGGCAGCTGCGCGGCGCGCACGCACGCGTCGAAGGCCCAGCCGCGCGCCGCGACCTCGCGCGCCCCGGTGACGAAGTCTGCCGAGACCGCCAGTCCGTCGGGTTCGCCCTGCAGGTTGTGCCGCACGCCGACCACGAGCGGCTCAGCGGCGAGTCCTTCGAGGTGCGCGGTGGTGTCGGTGCCGCGATCCAGACGCGCCCCCGCGACGATGCCGACCACCCCGACGCGGGGCGCGAGCCCGGCCACCCACCGCACTTCTTCGAGGAAGTCGTCTTCGACGGTCTCGGCCTGCACGAACACCGCGCGCTCGGTCGTCGCGCGGGCGATGCGGGCGTGCTCGATCTCGGTCGCACCGAACAGCCAGGCGAGCGGACCCTCGAGCCACGTGTAGTGCAGAAGCTCGGGGTCCCAGAGGTGCAGGTGCGAATCGAGTACGCGCATGCCCCCATCCTGCCGCAGACATCCGATGAATGGCTAGGATGACGCCATGGCAGTGACTGACGACGCGATCGAGAAGATCAAGGCGATGATCGTGTCGGGCGAACTCGCACCCGGCGATCGCCTCCCTCCCGAGAAGGAGCTGTCCGAGCGGCTCGGCCTGTCACGCAACTCGATGCGCGAGGCCGTGAAGGCGCTCGAGGTGATCCGGGTGCTCGACGTGCGCCGCGGTGACGGCACCTATGTCACGAGCCTGGAGCCCCACCTGCTGCTCGAGGCGATCTCGTTCGTGGTCGACATGCACGACGACGACTCGATGCTCGAGATCTTCGCGGTGCGACGGATGCTGGAGTCGCAGGCGACCGGCCTCGCGGCCACCCTCGGCAGCGACGACGCGATCGCCGGCCTCGAGAGCGAGGTCGCCTCCATCGATCCGACGGTCAGCATCGAAGAGCTCGTCGAGCACGACATCCGCTTCCACCGTGAGATCGTCGGCATGGCCGGCAACGCCTATCTCGCCAGCCTCATCGAGCACCTGAGCAGTCAGACCGTGCGCGCCCGCGTGTGGCGTGGTCTCACCGAGGGCGGAGCGGTCGAGCGCACCCTCTCGGAGCACCGGGCGATCGCCGACGCCATCGCCCGGCGCGATTCGGGTCTCGCCACCTCGCTCGCCACGGCGCACATCGCCGGCGTCGAGCGGTGGCTGCGCCAGGCGGCATCCGCCTGACGCAGCGACGCCTTTTCTCGGCCACGCGTCCCTCCGGCCTTACCTGCACGCCTTTCGTCGCCCGGGCCCTGACAGGCACGTTCGGCCAGATGCGCTTCGCTCGGCCGTATCCGTGACGTCGGGCCGAATCTGGCGCGTCTGGCCGACGCTGGCCCACTCGCCGAATCGCGACTCAAGCCCCGAGCCGCCCCATCGCCGCGTCGAACTCGGCGGCGGAGCTGTCGCTGACCTCGTGGAACAGCACCTGCTCGATCACGTCGGGTGCCGCCGTGAAGTACGGCACCCCCGCGAGACGCAGACCGGTGATGTCGTCGGGTGATCGCAGGCTGGCCGCGAGCACGTTCGAGTCGCTGCCCGCGCACACCTCCTGCATGCGGGCGATCACCGCATCCCCGTCGATGCCGGCATCCCGCATCCGTCCGAGGTAGGGGGCGATGTACTGCGCCCCGATCGAGGCGCATGCCAGCGCCTGTGCGACCGAGTAGACGGCGGTGACGAGCACGGTCGCGCCGTCGCGCACCAGAGCGGATGCCGCGGCGAAGCCGTCGCGGGTCGCCGGCACCTTCACGGCCACGCGATCGCCCAGCGCACGGATGCCCTCGGCGTTGCGGAGGAAGGATGCGGTGTCGCCGCCCCACGTCTGGAAGAAGATCTCGCGGGCGCCCTCGTCCGACCAGCGGGCGTAGAGGTCGGGGATCTCCGCGGCGGTGCGGCCACCGCGCTCGAGGATCGTGGGGTTGGTCGTCACGCCATGCACGACGCCCGCGGTGAGGAGGGAGGCGACGCGGTCGACGTCCGCGCTGTCGACATAGAGACGGGGGGCCAGCGCGGTCATCGGGTCTCCTTGTGCACAACCTGTCGTTACAGGTTCGGATTCGGCTAATGTAATGACAGCCGCGGAGGATGTCAAAGCGCCCCGCATCGACGACGATCAGGAGTGCCATGACAGCCGCCACCTCGCCCGATCGCACCGGCGTCGTCATCGTCGGCAGCGTGACCGCAGACGTTACGACCTTCTCGACCAGGCTCCCCGCCCGCGGAGAGACCATCCTCGGCGACGAGTTCACCCTGATGCTCGGCGGCAAGGGCGCGAATCAGGCGGTCGCCGCCGGACGATCGGGGGCCCGCACGAGCTTCGTCGGATGCGTGGGAGACGACCTCTTCCACGACCTCGTCGTCGACGGGCTGAGCGAGGCCGGGGTCGACCTCACGCACCTGCGCACGGTGCCGGGCCCGACGGGCATCGCGCACATCCGCGTCGACGCCTCGGCGCAGAACGACATCGTCATGGTGCCTCTGGCCAACGCCGCGCTCAGCACCGAGCAGATCGACGCGGCGCTCGAAGCCCTCGCGCCGACCACGTCGGTGCTGCTCACCCAGCTCGAGACGCCCTCGGCGCTCACCGCGCACATCACGTCACGAGGACGCGAGCACGGCATGACCGTCATCCTCGACCCCGCCCCCGCCGCTCCGCTGGATGACGCCGTGTGGGCGAGCATCGACATCGTCACCCCGAACGAGACCGAGGCCTCGGTGCTCAGCGGCGTCGAGGTGACGGATGCCGCGTCGGCGGAGATCGCCGGACGCTGGTTCCTCGACCGGGGCGTCGGCGCCGCCGTGATCACGCTCGCGGGTCAGGGCTCGTGCGTCGTGACCGCAGCGGGAGCATCCGTCATCCCGCCCTTCCCGGTCGAGGCCGTCGACACCACCGCGGCCGGCGACGCCTACGCCGGGTATCTCGGCGCCGCCCTCGCCAACGGCTGGGGGCTGACGGATGCCGTACGCCTGGCGACCGCCGCCGGAGCCCTCGCCGTCACGAAGCAGGGCGCCTCGCCCAGCCTGCCGCTGCGGGCCGAGGTCGACGCCTTCCTGGCCGCCCGAGAAGCCCACTGACATCCCCGAGGAGACATCATGCGCAAGACAGCGACGACCATCAACCCCGCACTCTCGCGCGTGATCAGCGAGACCGGCCACACCGATCTGCTGGTGGTCACCGATGCCGGCCTGCCCATCCCGCCCGGATCCGAGCGCATCGACCTCGCCTATCGTCCCGGCGCTCCGGCCTTCTTCGACGTGCTCGACACCGTGCTGGCCGAGCTCATCGTGGAGGGAGCGACGGTGTCGGCCGAGGTCGCCGAGAAGAGCCCCGAGGTGCTGGCCGCGCTGCGCGAGCGCTTCGCCGACCAGGACTTCGAGATCGAGCTCATCCCGCACGTCGACTTCAAGAAGCTGACCCACTCGGCGCGCGCGTTCGTGCGCTCGGGAGAGTTCACCCCCTACGCGAACGTGATCCTGCACGCGGGAGTGGCGTACTGATATGAACGACACGATCGACCGCCACTCCGCCGCGCCCATGTACGACCAGCTGCGTCAGCTGATCGTCGACGGCATCTCGCGAGACGGCCTGCAGCCCGGCGACCCGCTGCCCGGCGAGCACCGCCTCTGCGAGCGGTACGGCATCTCGCGCACCGTGGTGCGCCAGGCGTTGGCCCAGCTCGAGCACGAGGGGCTCGTCGAACGCGTCAAGGGCAAGGGCACGTTCGTGTCGCGTCCCCGCACGAGCGAGAGCCTGGTGCACACGCTGATCGGCCTCTACGACGACGTCGAGCGCCGCGGCGGGCACGTGCACAGCGACGTCCTGCGCCACGAGCAGACTCTCGCCGACGACGAGATCGCGGCGGCACTCGAGGTCGACCCTGGCGCACCGGTCGTGGTGCTCGACCGTCTGCGTCACGTCGACGGCGAACCCTGGTCGCTCTCGACCACCTGGATGCCGGATGCCGTCGGCGGAGTCACGCTCGGCGTCGACCTCTCGGAGCGGTCCCTGTACCGCCTGCTCGCCGATCACGACATCGTGGCGACCAGCGGCGTCCGCTCGGCCGAGGCCACCGTCGCGACCCACGAGCAGGCGCAGCATCTGGGGGTGAGCGCCGGCTCCGCCCTGCTGCGACTGCGCAGCGTGAGCCGTTCCTCCGACGGCACGCCGATCGAGTACTTCGTGGCGCACCACCGCGGCGACCGCTCGCGCTTCGAGTTCCAGCTGCAGCAGGAGCAGTCGCAGGCGTCGCTGCTGCACGTCGACGGCGACGGCAGCACCTCGCGCGCCGGCACCGTCCGCTAGCCGCATCCGCACGCGGCATCCACTCACAGGTGGGTCGGCCGAGCACGGGTCGCGGACTAGCCTGGAACGAGAGCACGCATCGCACGGGGCGATGCGATCGGGGGGAAGACACGATGGTCGACGACGCGCATCCACCGGCATCCGACTCCGACCCGGTCATCCCTCCGCCGCCTGCCGCGGCGCCGGGACAGCTCGGATCCTCCGTCCCGCTGGCCCCGCCGCTGGGCGGGATGCCCGGGCCGCCCGCCCCGCCGCTGCCGCCGTACGCCTCTGCCCCCCAGCCGGGGCAGCATCCGCAGATGGCCGCGTACCCGCCGCCGCCCCCGGGGCAGCCGTCGCCTCCCTACGGCGCCGCATATGCTTCCCCGTCCGCGCCTCCTCCTCCGCGTTCAGGACGGACCGTCGGCATCGTCATCGCAGCGGTCGCGGCGTTCGTGCTGATCGTCGTCGTGGGCATCGCGGTGGCCGTGAGCCTGCTGCTGAGCTCGCGCACCGAACCGGCGACCGCGCCTCCGGCCACGAGCGTCACGGAAGAGCCCGCAGCGCCTTCCGAGGCACCGCAGGGCGACCCGGACTCCGACGGCTCGGGCGACGCCGATGCCTCCGCCATCGCCGACGCGCTCCAGGCGAAGATCGACGAGTACAAACGCCTGCGCGACAGCGGCGCGCTCTGGCAGAGCATCCCCGACACCCAGTTCAACCGCACGGCCGTCTCCGCCTTCCTCTACTTCCTCACCGACATGAAGGTCGCCACCATCTGGGGTGTCGACGATGCGCAGGCGCAGGAGTACGAGGAGCGCATGACGATGCTCGAGGAGCGTCTGCTCGCCGAGCAGCCCCTCGGCGACGACATCCAGATCACCCTCGAGGACGAGGTCTTCACGTACGACGGCGAGACGGGCGAGGGCGGCTACACGCCCCGCTAGAGGAGCGTTACGCTCGAAGCATGAGCGACTGGACCAGCACCGCGATCGCCCTGCTGGAAGCCGACGCCAACCGCAGCGCCGACACCCATCTGCACCTCTTCCCACTGCCACCCGAGTGGGGCATCGACCTGTACCTGAAAGACGAGTCGGTGCATCCGACCGGGTCGCTCAAGCACCGTCTCGCGCGCTCGCTGATCCTGTACGGACTCGTCAACGGACGCATCACCGAGGACTCCACTCTCGTCGAGTCGTCCAGCGGATCGACGGCCGTCTCCGAGGCGTACTTCGCGCGGATGCTGGGGCTGCCCTTCGTCACCGTCGTACCGCGCTCGACCAGCCAGGAGAAGATCGACCTCATCGAGTTCTACGGTGGACGCTGTCACTTCGTCGACCGCGCCGAGGACATGTCTCCTGAGGCTCAGCGCCTGGCCTCCGAATGCCATGGCCACTACCTCGACCAGTTCACGTTCGCCGAGCGGGCGACCGACTGGCGCGGCAACAACAACATCGCCGAGAGCGTGTTCAGCCAGCTGTCGCAGGAACGCCACCCGATCCCCCGCTGGATCGTCGTGGGCGCAGGCACCGGCGGCACGAGCGCCACCTTCGGCCGGTACGTGAAGTACCGCCGCCACGAGACGCAGATCGCGGTCGTCGACCCCGAGGGTTCGGCGTTCTACGACGGATGGGCGGGCACCGTCGACGCTCCGGCCGGACGCCCCAGTCGCATCGAGGGCATCGGCCGCCCGCGCGTCGAGGCCTCGTTCGTGCCCAGTGTGATCGACGAGATGATCCGCGTTCCCGACGCGGGGTCGATCGCCGCGATCCGGATGCTGCGCGAGCGCACCCTGCACTGGGCCGGAGGTTCGACCGGCACCAACCTGTACGGCGCATTCCAGCTGATCGCGCGCATGCGCGCGGCGGGCGAGACCGGCAGCATCGTCACGCTCATCTGCGACAGCGGCATCCGCTACGCCGGCACGTACTTCAACGATGAGTGGGTCGCCGAGCAGGGCTGGGACCTCGACCCGCATCGCACGCGCCTCGATCACTTCCTCGAGACCGGGGTCTGGGTCGACTGACCCTCGTTCCGCTTCCATGACTCCGGAGATCCGGGCAGGTCACCCGGGAGAACACGCTTCCTCGGGCTCGAGCGGCCACATTCTCCGGAGTCATGGCACGTCGCGGGCCGAGGCGCTCCGGCTACGCTGGCCGCATGACTACTCTCATCCTCACTGTCGCGGGTGCCGATCGCCCCGGACTCGTCGCAGCCGTCGCCGATGTCGTCGATGCCCACGGCGGCAACTGGGAGAACAGCTCGCTGGCTGAGCTCGCGGGCACCTTCGCCGGAGTGATCGAGGTCTCGGTCGCCGCCGACCGTTCCGACGAGCTGCAGACGGCGCTCCGCGGACTTCAGGGACAGGGGCTCCTGACGCTCGCCGTCCTCACCGGAACGCCTGATGACGACGCGGAGGACGAGCAGCGACTCGAGATCCGAGTGCTGGGCAACGACCGATCCGGCATCGTCCGCGAGGTCTCGAGCGTGCTGAACGCGCACGAACTCAGCATCGAGGAGCTCGCGACCGAGACCCGGGATGCCGCGATGGCCGGCGGCCGTCTGTTCGAGGCCTCCGTGATCGCACGGGTTCCGTCGTCGGTCGACATCGATGCCCTGCGTCGCGACCTCGAGCGCATCGCCACGGAGATCCAGGTCGACATCACCCTCGCCTGACCGCGGCGTCCCCTCCGCCCGATACGCACACAGCGCCCCGCACGGCCCCCGAGGCGACCGCACGCCCGTGCAGACCGAGGCGAACTGTGCAGACCGGGCGAGATGAGAGGGCGATCGTCGTCACTCAGGGCGATCGACGGACGACCCTTCGGCGCGCATATCCGTATCGGTGTACCGGCGCACCCAGTACTCGGTCTGAGCCACGTGGGCGGATGCCGCAGCCGACGCCGCGACCGGGTCCGCCGCAGCGAGTCCGCGGAGGATCGCCCGGTGCCCGGCATCCGAGTGGAGCTTGAGTTCGGCGGCGTCGCCGGCATCCGGGATCCGATAGGCCCGCGACCGAGAGCGCAGCACGTCGATCAGGCTCGTGAGCGCGTCGTTGCCGGCGACCTCCGAGATCGTCATGTGGAAGGCGTGGTCGAGGCGGGAGTGGTCCTCGAAGTCGTCGCTCGCCTCGATCTCATCGAGCACGCCGCTGAGCGTCTCGATCGTGGCGGCGTCGATGCGGGCCGCGGCGAGCGCAGCCGCGTGGGGCTCGAGCACCCTGCGAAGCTCCGTCAGTTCGAGCACCCCGGCCATGGGCAGGAGTCCGACCGTGAGAGAGAGGCTGCCGATCAGGTCGGCGGCGCGCAGCTCGCTGACGTAGCTGCCCGAGCCGTGCCGGGTCTCGAGCACACCGAGGGCGGCCAGCATGCGGATGGCTTCGCGCAGCGATCCGCGTGAGACGCCGAGCGTCTCGCACAGCTCACCCTCGCTCGGCAGACGGTCGCCGGGACGCAGCTCGCCGTCCGCGATCAGCGCACGCAGCCCGTGCAGCGCTGTGTCCAGTGCGCTCATCGTCATCCTCCTGACACCGCCCGATCCCCTTGCTGAGTCTGTCGGACGCAGACCCTTCGTCAAATTCGTATGACAACTATGTTTCATCCTCGCCTTTTCGTAGCCATTTCGAAAGCCGTGTGGCAAAGTTGTGCAACAACTCCCCCACTGCACCGACGAGGACCGATGCCCGCACCACTCTTCCCCGCACCGCTCACGCTGAACTCCGGCATCCGAGCCCGTGATGCGTGGCCGCTCGATCCCGACGTGATCCACCTGAACCACGGCTCGTTCGGCGCGGTTCCCACGGCCGTCGTCGAGCAGCAGGATGCCCTGCGACGTCGTGCCGACCTCAGCCCGGTCGAGTGGTTCCCTCGCATCGCCGAACGGGTGCGCGACGCTCGCGAGCGCACGGCTCCGTTCCTCGGCGCCCATGCCGAAGACAGCGTCTTCGTCCCGAACGCCTCCGCCGCCGCCACCGTCGTCTACAACGCCCTGCACCTCGAGCGCGGCGACGAGATCCTCGTCACCGACCAGGGCTACGGAGCGATCACCATGGGCGCGCAGCGCCTGGCCCGCCGCTTCGGAGCATCCGTCCGCGCCGTCGAGCTGCCGCTGCTCGCCTCCGACGACGAGGTCGTGCAGCGCTTCGCCGACGCACTCACTCCGGCCACCCGCCTGATCGTGGTCGACCAGATCACCTCGCCGACCGCGCGGATGCTGCCGACCCGGCGCATCGCCGAGCTCGCGGCGGAACGGGGCATCCGCACCCTCGTCGACGGCGCCCATGCTCCCGGTCTCGTCGCCGATGCCGCCGCGGTCGCCGGCGGCGACTGGTGGTTCGGCAACCTGCACAAGTGGCCCTGCGCCCCGCGCGGTTCCGCCCTGCTCGTCACGAACGCCCCCGACCGCGACGACCTGTGGCCGCTCATCGACTCGTGGGCGGCGAACGAGCCCTACCCCGAGCGCTTCGACACCCAGGGCACGATCGACGCGACGACCTACCTCGCCACCCCGGCATCGATCGAGTTCATCGAGTCCGAGTTCGGGTGGCACAACGCCCGCCAGGCGATGGCCCAGATGGCGGATGCCGGGGCCGAGATCATCGCCGAGGGTCTGCGCCCCTACGGCGACGAAGACCCCCTCACTCCGTTGCCCTCGCCCGTGCCGCCGATGCGACTCGTGCGACTGCCGCTCGGACTCGGCTCGACCCGCGAAGAGGCCGATGCCCTGCGCATGGACCTGCTCGACGAGACCGGCGTCGAGACCGCGTTCACCAGCTTCCGCGGCGTCGGCTACTTCCGCCTGTCGGCGCACCTCTACACGGAGGCGTCCGACTTCGAGGCCTTCGTCGAGCGCTGCATCCCGCAGATCCTCCGCCGCGCCGGCATCCGCACCGCCGACTCCATCATCGTCTCCTGACCCGACCCACCCCTCCACCCACCACCCGACCCACCACCATCACCAACTGAGAGGCACCTCGTGAAGAAGAACAGAATCTTGACGACCGCCGCGGGAATCGGCACCGTCGCCGCACTCGCGCTCACCGGCTGTTCCGCAGGCAGCGGCGAGTCCGCCGACGGCACCGTCACCCTGCAGATGGTCGAGAGCCTGACCAATCCTGCCCGCACCGACCTGCTGCGCGGACTCCTCGACGACTTCGAGAAGGAGAACCCCGACATCAAGGTCAAGCTCGTCTCGCCGCCCACCGAGCAGGCCGACGCGAAGATCCAGCAGATGCTGCAGTCGGGCAAGGGCGTCGACGTACTCGAGGTCCGCGACATCACCGTCGGACCGTTCGCGAACAACGGCTGGCTGCACGACATCTCGGCCGACCTCGAGAAGTGGGACGGCTGGGATGCCCTCACCGACAACGCGCAGTCGGCGTCCGTGGCCGCAGACGGCAAGAGCTACTTCGTGCCGTACGGCTTCTACGGCCTGTCGCTCTTCTATCGCACCGACCTCGTCGAGGAGGCGGGCTTCGACGGCCCGCCGCACAGCTGGAAGGATCTGCTCGAGCAGGCCAGCGCCATCCAGGACCCCGCGAACAACATCTACGGCTACGCGTTCCGCGGTGGCCAGAACGCGAACAGCAATGTGGTCGCGGCTATCGAGGCCTACACGATCGACGGCCTCGACGTCGATGACGCCTTCCTGATGGAGGACGGGTCGACGATCTTCGCCGCTCCCGAGGCGCAGGAAGCCGTCGACGACTACTTCGACCTCTTCAAGGAGGCGTCGCCGCCGTCCGCCGTGTCGTGGGGCTACCCCGAGATGGTCGCCGGTTTCACCAACGGCACCACGGCGTTCCTGCTGCAGGACCCCGAGGTCATCGCGACCGTGCAGGACTCCTCTCTGACCGAGGATCAGTGGGACACCGCCCCGCTGCTCGTCGGCCCGTCGGGCAAGGCCGCGCAACCGCTGGCCGTCGCCGGCTGGGGCGTCGCGGAGAACAGCGAGCACCAGGATGCTGCGGTCAAGCTCGTCGAGTTCCTCTCGTCGGCCGAGCCGGCCACCGAGTTCGCGCAGGCCAACAGCCTCGTGCCGATCATCTCCGAGGCCGCCGATGACGAGTTTTACTCCTCGGGCCCGTGGACGAGCTATGTCACGATGACCGAGGACCCCGAGACCTACGTCAACGTCAAGCAGCCTCGCGGCGTCAGCTGGTGGACCGAGTGGATCCAGAAGTCCGACCAGGACGTGCAGAACGTGCTGCTCGGCAACATGTCGACCACCGAGCTGCTCGAGTCGTGGGACACCTTCTGGACCGAGAAGTACGCTGCGGAAAAGGGCTGATCCGTGACCCGGACCACTCTCGAAGGGGGCTCCGTCGGCACCGCCGGCGGGGCCTCCCCGGCATCCCGCCGGCGCCGCCCCTTCCGTGGCCGCCACGCGCTGACGCTGCTGGCCTTCATGGCCCCGGCGATCGTGTTCGTGTGCTGGTTCACCTACTGGCCGATGCTGCAGGGCGCACGCATGGCCTTCCACGACTGGAACCTGTGGGATCTCACCTCCACCCCGTGGGTGGGTTTCGACAACTTCGTCACCGTCTTCCAGGACCCTGCCTTCCCGATCGTCGCCTGGAACTCCGTCCTGTGGGTCGTCGGCTCGCTCGTGCCTCAGCTCGTGATCGGCTTCCTGATCGCGCTCGCCCTGCGCAAGCGCTTCCGCTTCCGCGGCCTCTACCAGGCGCTCGTGTTCTTCCCGTGGGCCGTCTCGGGCTTCCTGATCGGGATGCTGTTCCGCTGGATGTTCAACGCCGAGTTCGGCGTCGTGAACGACCTGCTCATGAAGGCCGGCCTGATCGACGCCCCGCTGCCCTGGCTGGCGGATCCGAAGCTCGCGATGTTCGCGGTCATCGTCGCCAACATCTGGT
This genomic interval carries:
- a CDS encoding ABC transporter substrate-binding protein, encoding MKKNRILTTAAGIGTVAALALTGCSAGSGESADGTVTLQMVESLTNPARTDLLRGLLDDFEKENPDIKVKLVSPPTEQADAKIQQMLQSGKGVDVLEVRDITVGPFANNGWLHDISADLEKWDGWDALTDNAQSASVAADGKSYFVPYGFYGLSLFYRTDLVEEAGFDGPPHSWKDLLEQASAIQDPANNIYGYAFRGGQNANSNVVAAIEAYTIDGLDVDDAFLMEDGSTIFAAPEAQEAVDDYFDLFKEASPPSAVSWGYPEMVAGFTNGTTAFLLQDPEVIATVQDSSLTEDQWDTAPLLVGPSGKAAQPLAVAGWGVAENSEHQDAAVKLVEFLSSAEPATEFAQANSLVPIISEAADDEFYSSGPWTSYVTMTEDPETYVNVKQPRGVSWWTEWIQKSDQDVQNVLLGNMSTTELLESWDTFWTEKYAAEKG
- a CDS encoding aminotransferase class V-fold PLP-dependent enzyme; translated protein: MPAPLFPAPLTLNSGIRARDAWPLDPDVIHLNHGSFGAVPTAVVEQQDALRRRADLSPVEWFPRIAERVRDARERTAPFLGAHAEDSVFVPNASAAATVVYNALHLERGDEILVTDQGYGAITMGAQRLARRFGASVRAVELPLLASDDEVVQRFADALTPATRLIVVDQITSPTARMLPTRRIAELAAERGIRTLVDGAHAPGLVADAAAVAGGDWWFGNLHKWPCAPRGSALLVTNAPDRDDLWPLIDSWAANEPYPERFDTQGTIDATTYLATPASIEFIESEFGWHNARQAMAQMADAGAEIIAEGLRPYGDEDPLTPLPSPVPPMRLVRLPLGLGSTREEADALRMDLLDETGVETAFTSFRGVGYFRLSAHLYTEASDFEAFVERCIPQILRRAGIRTADSIIVS
- a CDS encoding carbohydrate ABC transporter permease, producing MTRTTLEGGSVGTAGGASPASRRRRPFRGRHALTLLAFMAPAIVFVCWFTYWPMLQGARMAFHDWNLWDLTSTPWVGFDNFVTVFQDPAFPIVAWNSVLWVVGSLVPQLVIGFLIALALRKRFRFRGLYQALVFFPWAVSGFLIGMLFRWMFNAEFGVVNDLLMKAGLIDAPLPWLADPKLAMFAVIVANIWYGVTFFAIMILAALQSVPDEMLEAASLDGAGKVRQLFSIIIPYISMTLLLTILLRIIWIFNFPDIIYAMTNGGPANQTHIITTWMINYTQQGNYGIASAIGLIVVAFLFVFCAFYLMAMRRVQR